The following proteins come from a genomic window of Actinomycetota bacterium:
- a CDS encoding MMPL family transporter, whose translation MARLLHRLGALCARYRISTLLVWVAALGILAITVGRVGAETTNDLSLPGTDSQAAADLLAARFPPQQNGTSPVVFHTTTGTVDDGGRNQAAIEAAYQAISRLPHVYSATDPFAQPAAGLVSQDHHTTYIPVLLDEDAGELDEATAAAVLDAATAPAQGLGMQVAVGGPIGSTLSDTDTESSELIGILAAMVILAMTFGSVIEMGLPLLSAVLGLAAGIAIIGLVGHVVDIPSVGPTLATMIGLGVGIDYALFLVTRHRDQLTSGMPVRESIARAVATSGSAIVFAGTTVVIALLALSVAGIPLVSSLGYATAIAVVTAVIASITALPAILSLIGHGVHRGRLPRWLRREAAPGATTVWQRWAKAVTGHPWIAALIAVAVMVPLIVPTFSLTLGMEDIGVAPPASQERQAFDLMSAGFGPGYNGPLLIATELSPPAAPSQEYTDDDNQANALKADLDQKQQTLPAQAQQLQAEQADLLAQQQKLESRQAALQAQAAQLGRQEAALRAEQARLIAERDALQAEAESLRRQARRIAARERELLADLAATAVRIRILQTALDAATDPAVVAALTADVDREQEHEELVRDGLRANRADARRVAAAIPPLVRQARSLQAQAAALQRQAEQLQQQGAALQREAAALQRQADELKQQGAELQQQADALQAEQAQAQAEQQQAEALQQTLTTMLTAAGGDPRGTDPRIVLLQQQLATPSGVALVSPPRINDAGDSAILQVIPTTRPADEATAQLVIAERTQAIPAATAGGGLVAYVGGSTASNVDLAALIASKLGLVIATVLALSFVLLLVAFRSLLVPVQAAVTNLLSVGAAFGVLTACFEWGWGLSLVGLDSPYGTVPIASYVPLMMFAALFGLSMDYQVFLVSQVQSHHAAGETARQAVRSGLAGSARVIVAAALIMIAVFASFILNPDPTIKQFGVGLSVAVLLAAIMVLLLAPALLAIFGAATWWLPRLLDRILPHLNIEGEEAPATDCAHATAAAGIRAS comes from the coding sequence GTGGCCCGGCTCCTGCACCGTCTCGGCGCGCTGTGCGCCCGGTACCGGATCTCCACCTTGCTGGTGTGGGTGGCAGCGCTCGGCATCCTGGCCATCACCGTCGGCCGGGTGGGTGCGGAGACCACCAACGACCTGTCACTGCCCGGCACGGACAGCCAGGCCGCCGCGGATCTGCTCGCCGCCCGCTTCCCGCCGCAGCAGAACGGGACCAGCCCGGTGGTCTTCCACACCACCACCGGGACGGTCGACGACGGGGGCAGGAACCAGGCCGCCATCGAGGCTGCCTACCAGGCGATCTCCCGGCTGCCGCACGTGTACTCGGCGACCGACCCGTTCGCGCAGCCGGCAGCTGGATTGGTGAGTCAGGACCATCACACGACGTACATCCCGGTCCTGCTGGACGAAGACGCCGGTGAACTCGACGAGGCCACCGCCGCCGCGGTGCTCGACGCCGCCACAGCACCGGCGCAGGGCCTCGGCATGCAGGTCGCCGTGGGCGGCCCGATCGGCAGCACGCTGTCGGACACCGACACCGAAAGCAGCGAACTCATCGGCATCCTCGCCGCGATGGTCATCCTCGCGATGACCTTCGGCAGCGTGATCGAGATGGGCCTGCCGCTGCTGTCCGCAGTGCTCGGGCTCGCCGCCGGGATCGCCATCATCGGCCTGGTCGGACACGTCGTGGACATCCCCAGCGTCGGACCGACGCTGGCCACCATGATCGGGCTCGGCGTCGGCATCGACTACGCGCTGTTCCTCGTCACCCGGCACCGCGATCAACTCACGTCCGGCATGCCGGTCAGGGAATCCATCGCCCGCGCGGTCGCCACCTCGGGCTCGGCCATCGTGTTCGCCGGTACGACGGTCGTCATCGCCCTGCTGGCACTGTCGGTCGCCGGCATCCCGCTGGTGTCGTCGTTGGGCTATGCGACAGCGATCGCCGTGGTGACGGCGGTGATCGCGTCGATCACGGCACTGCCGGCGATCCTGTCGCTGATCGGGCACGGCGTACACCGCGGGCGCCTGCCACGGTGGCTGCGCCGGGAAGCCGCGCCCGGGGCGACGACGGTCTGGCAGCGGTGGGCCAAGGCCGTCACCGGGCATCCGTGGATCGCCGCGTTGATCGCTGTCGCGGTGATGGTGCCGCTGATCGTGCCGACGTTCTCCCTGACGCTGGGGATGGAGGACATCGGCGTCGCGCCGCCCGCCTCGCAGGAGCGGCAGGCATTCGACCTGATGTCTGCCGGTTTCGGGCCCGGCTACAACGGCCCGCTGCTCATCGCGACCGAACTGTCTCCGCCGGCCGCACCCAGCCAGGAGTACACCGACGACGACAACCAGGCGAACGCGCTGAAGGCAGACCTCGACCAGAAGCAACAGACGCTGCCGGCGCAGGCCCAACAGTTGCAGGCCGAACAGGCGGACCTGCTCGCGCAGCAGCAGAAGCTGGAGAGCCGCCAGGCGGCGCTGCAGGCGCAGGCCGCCCAACTGGGACGGCAGGAGGCAGCGCTGCGGGCTGAGCAGGCCCGGTTGATCGCCGAACGTGACGCGTTGCAGGCCGAGGCGGAATCGCTACGGCGACAAGCGCGCCGAATTGCCGCCCGCGAACGGGAACTGCTCGCCGACCTGGCCGCCACGGCGGTCCGGATCCGGATCCTGCAGACCGCCCTGGATGCCGCCACCGATCCGGCGGTGGTCGCCGCGCTGACGGCCGACGTGGACCGCGAACAGGAACACGAGGAGCTGGTCCGCGACGGGTTACGGGCCAACCGGGCCGATGCCCGTCGAGTCGCCGCAGCGATTCCGCCCCTGGTCCGGCAGGCCCGGTCGCTGCAGGCTCAAGCCGCCGCGCTACAACGGCAGGCCGAGCAACTCCAGCAGCAGGGCGCCGCGCTGCAGCGGGAAGCTGCTGCGCTGCAGCGCCAAGCCGATGAGTTGAAGCAGCAGGGCGCCGAACTGCAGCAACAAGCCGACGCACTGCAGGCCGAGCAGGCGCAAGCACAGGCCGAACAGCAGCAGGCCGAGGCGTTGCAGCAGACGCTCACCACGATGCTGACCGCCGCCGGCGGTGATCCGCGTGGCACCGACCCACGTATCGTCTTACTGCAGCAACAGCTTGCGACGCCGTCGGGCGTCGCCCTCGTATCGCCGCCGCGGATCAACGACGCCGGTGACTCCGCGATCCTGCAGGTCATCCCGACCACCCGACCCGCCGATGAGGCCACCGCGCAGCTGGTCATCGCCGAACGGACGCAAGCGATCCCGGCCGCCACGGCCGGCGGGGGCCTGGTCGCCTACGTCGGCGGATCGACTGCGAGCAACGTCGACCTCGCGGCCCTCATCGCCTCCAAGCTCGGCCTGGTGATCGCGACCGTACTCGCGCTGTCCTTCGTCCTGCTGCTGGTCGCGTTCCGGTCCCTGCTCGTGCCGGTCCAGGCCGCCGTGACGAATCTGCTCAGCGTCGGCGCCGCCTTTGGTGTGCTGACCGCCTGCTTCGAATGGGGCTGGGGCTTGTCGCTGGTCGGACTCGACAGTCCGTACGGGACAGTTCCCATCGCCAGTTACGTCCCGTTGATGATGTTCGCGGCGCTGTTCGGGCTGTCGATGGACTACCAGGTCTTCCTGGTCAGCCAGGTGCAGTCGCATCACGCGGCCGGCGAAACCGCCCGGCAGGCGGTGCGGTCCGGTCTGGCCGGCAGCGCCCGGGTGATCGTCGCCGCGGCACTCATCATGATCGCGGTCTTCGCGAGCTTCATCCTCAATCCCGATCCAACGATTAAACAGTTCGGGGTGGGGCTGTCCGTCGCGGTCCTCCTGGCCGCGATCATGGTGCTGCTGCTGGCGCCGGCGTTGCTGGCAATCTTCGGCGCGGCCACCTGGTGGCTGCCGCGCCTGCTGGACCGGATCCTGCCCCACCTGAACATCGAGGGCGAGGAGGCGCCGGCGACGGACTGCGCGCACGCCACAGCCGCCGCGGGCATCCGCGCGAGCTGA